A single Perca flavescens isolate YP-PL-M2 chromosome 2, PFLA_1.0, whole genome shotgun sequence DNA region contains:
- the LOC114562587 gene encoding ATP-sensitive inward rectifier potassium channel 12 yields MGAVRVNRYSIVSTDEDALKISSQGLHNGHNLGTGRLRSRFVKKNGQCNVVFNNMEDKPQRYLADIFTTCVDIRWRYLLLIFTTTFLLSWLVFGLIFWGVALAHGDFNLKGGDPRSNVEDEKDEWRPCILHIQGFIGAFLFSIETQTTIGYGFRCVTEECPVAVATVVVQSIMGCIIDSFMIGTIMAKMVRPKKRAQTLLFSHHAVIALRDGKLCLMWRLGNMRKSHIVEAHVRAQLIKSHVTAEGEYLPLEQTDIDVGYDDGLDRLFLVSPLVVVHEINKNSPLYDLSCSDLLKEDFEIVVILEGMVEATAMTTQARSSYLAKEILWGYRFEPVVFEKGNRYHVDYSRFHKSYEVPSTPRCSARELSQNHLLGPHSPSAFCYENEVALCCGDDEDEENMTEKLGSLNVVSDREVKMREDIHLGFKETFVEEQTVQMLCVLDTENQISLDRLQPTLPLYISRESGV; encoded by the exons ATACAGCATCGTTTCCACAGATGAAGATGCCCTGAAGATCTCCAGCCAGGGTCTCCATAATGGCCACA ATCTGGGCACCGGCCGCCTGCGCAGCCGCTTTGTGAAAAAGAACGGCCAGTGCAATGTGGTGTTCAACAACATGGAGGATAAGCCACAACGATACCTGGCTGACATTTTCACCACCTGTGTGGACATACGCTGGCGCTACCTGCTGCTCATTTTCACCACCACCTTCCTTTTGTCTTGGCTGGTGTTTGGCCTGATCTTCTGGGGAGTGGCGCTTGCTCATGGAGACTTTAACCTTAAGGGAGGGGATCCTCGAAGCAATGTAGAGGATGAAAAAGACGAATGGCGGCCATGTATTCTCCACATCCAGGGTTTCATTGGGGCGTTCCTCTTCTCCATAGAGACACAGACCACCATTGGATATGGTTTCCGGTGTGTTACTGAAGAGTGCCCAGTCGCTGTGGCGACTGTGGTGGTCCAGTCCATCATGGGCTGCATTATTGACTCCTTCATGATTGGGACCATAATGGCAAAGATGGTGCGGCCCAAGAAGCGGGCACAGACCTTGCTGTTCTCGCATCATGCCGTCATAGCTCTGCGAGATGGTAAGCTGTGCCTTATGTGGCGCCTTGGGAACATGCGCAAGAGCCACATTGTCGAAGCACATGTGCGGGCTCAGCTCATTAAGTCGCATGTGACGGCGGAGGGTGAGTACCTCCCTTTGGAGCAAACAGACATTGATGTCGGCTATGATGATGGGCTGGATCGGCTGTTTCTGGTGTCACCACTGGTCGTGGTCCATGAGATCAACAAAAACAGTCCTCTGTATGACCTAAGTTGCTCTGACCTGCTCAAGGAAGACTTTGAGATTGTGGTCATTCTGGAGGGGATGGTGGAGGCCACAGCTATGACCACACAGGCCCGGAGCTCTTACCTGGCCAAGGAGATCCTGTGGGGTTACCGTTTTGAGCCTGTGGTCTTTGAAAAGGGTAACCGCTACCACGTGGACTACTCTCGCTTTCATAAGTCCTACGAAGTGCCATCTACGCCTCGCTGCAGTGCCAGGGAACTGAGTCAGA ACCACCTCCTGGGCCCTCACTCCCCCAGTGCTTTCTGCTACGAGAACGAGGTAGCTTTGTGCTGCGGGGACGACGAGGATGAGGAAAATATGACAGAGAAGCTGGGGAGCCTAAATGTAGTAAGTGACAGAGAGGTAAAGATGAGAGAGGACATTCACTTGGGTTTTAAAGAGACATTTGTGGAGGAGCAGACAGTGCAGATGCTGTGTGTTTTAGACACAGAGAATCAGATCAGCCTTGACAGACTACAGCCCACCCTACCGTTATACATCAGCAGAGAGTCAGGAGTTTAA